Below is a genomic region from Thalassophryne amazonica chromosome 3, fThaAma1.1, whole genome shotgun sequence.
TCATACAGCCAACATTTACTAACATGTATATGCGGACATGATCGAGCGAAGcgtctaccatcagtttgtggttTTTTACAGCTTTTAAGACAATGTTGTCTGTTTGTGactttttctccactggggctgaatttttatgccatttccagtttgtgcctccGTCTACCATACAGAGAGTTCGCTCCTATTAACAATCAGCTTAATAGCTTGTGTTAAACAATGTAAAGAATGGGTACAATATAGTATTAGAACCAGTCAGACCAACAGTGTCCTCATCAATTACAGTCCACCTGAAAAGCGATAGGCTCAGGGAGAGTAAGCAAAGAGGGAGCTGCTAAACCAGCACAAAACTTTAAGTCATTTTATCATAAAAGCAAAATTACTGCCTAACAAAATGGAACAGCTGAAACCTCCCGTGTCTGTACAGAAAAACACTGGCTCAAACTGACAATGTATGGAGAGGCTAACAGGCTAGCACTACAGGTCAAGCAGCTAACCACTATGGCAAGAAAAGTGGTTAGAGACACAATGTGAGACATAATGTGATTACGTGCATGAAGACTCTGAAGCATATTTTAAAGAAAAATGGTCTGTTTCGGCTAGGggacggtcaaaaaaaaaaaaaacattcataagGCAcattaacaggtgttgctacttaatatcactgttgtataaataaactatatttcatacggagtcttacagctgtgcaagttgtagcaacttactccctcatctcacGGGATCCCATTctctcgtgaatcctgttgctgtctgtgtgtgtgtgtgtgtgtgtgtgtgtgtgtgtgtgtgtgtgtgtgtgtgtgtgtgtgtgtgtgtgtgtgtgtgtgtgtgtgtgtgtgtgtgtgtgtgtgtgcgcgtgcatatgcgttcagtctccccccacctgattccactcactgtgtgctctgataggcatgagctttaatatgaaaTTAGGTTATTGGGAACGCAAAAACTATCGCAAGGGAACGCAAAagtattgcgagggaatgcaataatctgggccaaaaaaaatgAACCACCATGTCCCTCGGCGGGCTCCGTAATATACTGTTCTCTGAAATATGAAGATTTATGAAGAAAATGTCCCTTGGAACATTATTGCAAAGGCTCTGCTCCACCAAGAATAAACCTGTGATTTGGGGGGTTTACAAATGTtctgactgttaaactttatttttaAACATGTTAATGAGCTTAAAGTTGGAATAACTAAGTTTAGTGGAAGCTAAATCATCTACTaagggttttcaaagttagctggttGGTTGAAAAAGTTAACTTTGTTAATCATTTCTTCAATCTTTGATATCATTATGATGGTGGAAATGGTGACAGTGCAAAGTGACAAGTTAAAGTTGTACTGAAAATGGTCTTTATTTCAAGGATTGGACAGAAAATAACACTTATTTGGAACATCTACAAATACACAACAATCAGTTATAAAAGTCAAAAATAAGTTagcaaaaacaaaatacaaaataaaaatgacaaaaccACTCTGTAGAAAAAGGGAACGTATTTACATCATCTAGCATTCAGAACATGTTTAAATTAAGCAGATCTTGGTCAAAACTGCCATGTTATATATTGGCCCCacaaaaaaaagtatgttaagcttaaaaacacacacaaaaaagaatgaaagagcaatgaaaggtcttttaaaaagtaaaatacactgactcatcactcatcttcaaccgcttactccaattaacggTCACAGGGGGGcgggctggaccctatcccagcagtcatagggcatgaggtggggtacaccctggacaggacattttTAAATTAAAGTTACAGTTTGTTGTCAATAGTGGTGAGGTTTCAGATTGGATCATGCTGTCGACAGTAATGATTTTTTCTTCTCttgacatttttgcttctttggctaCAAGGACTCATGCTCCCTTCCCTTCTCTTCTTATAAGCCATACGTATGAccctccattttttttaaatgagggtTATTCGAAGATTATTATTTGAAGATTATGAGCCTGGACGATAGTAACCGGCAGATGGTGTGTATATAGGAGAAACCGCTGATTGCTCCTCTTTTTGTTTCCATCTTCTGGCTGCACTgtaaaatgcaaaagatggaggatgtcatgtcccttttgggctactgtatcaacatggtggtgcaacatgacGCCCTCCATGGGGGcgcccactcccatgtagatataaaTGACTCAttttaagcttatgaaaacatgaATTCATTGTAGGTAATTACAAACTAATGAAACCACgggtatgaatgctatattccttttctgttaataaacacccctaaatcctacatactgtagctttcagTAAGGGGGGGGATAAAACTACATTGAGACTTGGAGACTGGAGGCCAGCCTGGTAGAGATCCACTGTCGTCTTGGGTGGTAATGGCATGCAGGAAAGTTCTTGAATCTCAACTCAGACTGAGCTCCTGAAGCTTTGACACACAGGTCTGGACCACAGGATAAGGCAGGAAACAATGGGAATAAGGCCTCATCATGAATACCGAAAGAGGAATTGTTTTTGGCAAACAGGCCCTCAGATTAGCAGAGTGACAATTCACATATATAACATTTCAAATTTAGCATAAAAGCATCAAAGAAAGTTGGAATTTGGGATTGGTTTTCATGCTGCATATATGTGGCCTTGCCACGAGTGTCATTCAGCTTCTTTTTGGGCTCCCTGTGCTTCCATGGGTTTGCTGTGCAGTGGCTCTATTTGGGAATGTCCACAGGAAAGGCCACAGCTCCGTCCTCCGCAGAGATGCTGTCTACGATGGACACCAGGGCGTGCATGTTCCCCTGCTCTGGAGAGTCGGCAGCACTCAGGAGATCTGTAAGGTTGGTGAGAAGAGTCTCAGATCGTGCGAGTGAAGGAGCGGCGACTTGCTTGCATCGACGTACACGTCGTACTCACCCTCACTGCTGTAGCTCTGTGTGCACTGCTCCGGGGTGCTGCTCCACTCAGGACTGCTGCAGCAGGTGCTGCCCGAACTGGGCTCACTGGAGGACGACCCCTGTTACCAAGGAGACACATACACAAGTTCCTGCCCATCACACTGTGTTATGACATGACACATACCATCGTACACAGTGTGCACTACAGTGCAGTGTAACACCACGGGTGAGTCAGCCAAAGTACACTAAGCAAGACCACAAAACACACAACTACAGCAAAAAGGAAGAATCTGTAACAGGCTGGTGTGATTTTGATGGTGGCGTTATTAGACTTCTTTTAGAGTCAGTTTGTATGATCACACCAACAAAAAATCTGTTGTGGTTGCCCCATAAACTGAAAATGAGTGTAAGCCAGTTTCTTGAAGGCATAAAAGCGTAATGAAAAAAGAACAGTAAAGGATATAACAAAATTATTTTAGAAACAGTCTTACTTCTTCCCATTTTTGCTGCTCATGTTCAGTATCTGTCTCTTATTCCAACCTAACATCTCCCTGTCTCCTGCACCTTCCTTTGTCTTTGGTGTTCTATGTCCTACTCACTCTGGGTTGAGCTGGGCTCGGCCGGTAGTGCAGTCCCAGCTGTCCTGACTCAGTGTCCTGCTGGTTGAGAGAGGACACCAGAGCTTGCAGCCTTTCGATGTACTGGATGGCACTCCGCAGGATCTCCACTTTGGGCAGCCTCTGATTGGGGTTCATCAGCGTGCTCCTCTTCAGAGCATCAAAGGCCTCATTCACCTTCTTCAGACGCCTTTTCTCTCGCAGAGTGGCTGCCCTTCGACGGTCCATTGTTACCGTCTTCCGTTTGCACAGCTTGCAGGCCCAGGGCAGACACTGACCCGGGCAGTGGGGCTCAGCGTGAGGCGACAGGCTGGATGGAGACACTTTGTCTTCTGTCCCTGTCACCCCGACTCCAACACCGCCAGACAGACTCCCACACAACCCCATAATGGAGTTCCTCTCCTGGTAGCCTGCTTGGTCGTACGCCCCGGGTAGGCGAGTGGGGAAATAGGTGTCTCCTCCCTCGTAGAAGCGCTGGTCAGGGAAGAAGTAAGGGTTGGTCTCAAAAAGCTCCATGTAGCCTGGATGTAGGGGATAAAAATCCCTGATCCCCCTGAACTGCTCTACTGTACGTGGTTGTCGGATCCCCACCTGGAGCGTGCGTGCTGGACTGTACGTGTGCTTGCTTGTCTTCAGTCTGGCCCCAGTTTGTGATAAGTGGAAGAATTGTGAGGAACAACTGGTGTGGAGCAACTGTAGGCCGGCATTTAAACCCCTCTGCCTGCCGCAGGATCACAGGGTTAAATTTAGCACGAGCCCCCAGAAACCTGACACGACGTTTAGCTGTTGCTGCACATCTACACTTCATATCTCTGTTGGGCCTGGGCCCTGCTCTCTAGGGCTTTAAGGCCCATTCGTGCGTGTGTATATACAAGGTGTGTATATCCTCACACGCCTGTGTGTCTTACAAGTACAGGATATGATCAGATACCCATGGAAATGGGACAGGTAACCTCAGATCAAAGATGTCCTTCTTAATAAGCTAATCCTAGACTCGTGTCACTGTCCATGACACCATACATAAGTCCCCTGAGATGGGGGTGGTACGGCAGGGGAGGAGGGGCAGGGACAGTCtggagacagctgtcacttccaccaGGAGTCAATGATATGCAATGACACAAGTTGTTAGACTCTTTTATGATGTGAATTGTGGATTGTTATAACCTACTCAGCAACACATCTGATTCAGATTTATGCCAAACTATGCCACAAAACAGAGCAACCCAACAACTCTGTGCTACATATGCAACTGCATTAATATATGCTGACTTTTCTTGTACAGTGACCTTCTCAGATCCACGCAGATCTGTGAGAGTTTGAGATCATTATAAAAAGTCCAGGACAACACTAATACACACATGATGAGGACTGGCCTTCATTCTCCTGACCTCTTCCAGCCAGCAGTGGCATTAGCCTACCTTTTAGGTGTTAATCCTTCCAGGACATGACTCACCTCATAGCTCACCGTCTAATTCAGGCCTGCTTCCGCCAACGTGGCTAAATAGTCAGCAGAGAAGCAGCCTACAATGACAGGCAGAGTGTTACAGTACACT
It encodes:
- the myog gene encoding myogenin; the encoded protein is MELFETNPYFFPDQRFYEGGDTYFPTRLPGAYDQAGYQERNSIMGLCGSLSGGVGVGVTGTEDKVSPSSLSPHAEPHCPGQCLPWACKLCKRKTVTMDRRRAATLREKRRLKKVNEAFDALKRSTLMNPNQRLPKVEILRSAIQYIERLQALVSSLNQQDTESGQLGLHYRPSPAQPRGSSSSEPSSGSTCCSSPEWSSTPEQCTQSYSSEDLLSAADSPEQGNMHALVSIVDSISAEDGAVAFPVDIPK